In the genome of Cryptomeria japonica chromosome 8, Sugi_1.0, whole genome shotgun sequence, one region contains:
- the LOC131048147 gene encoding expansin-like A1: MTTNNQTDFVVPKHTFATLALPHKGAALQRKGIADIEYERIFYVYEGHNLTVKVDESSRYPDYLAVEFLYQGGHTNIVNVDVVQVGHFEWKYLTRKDGSSVWSISNPPSGDLQFKFVVTSGFDGYMLWPEKPVLPPHWKAAEKRLFDTGL, from the coding sequence ATGACGACAAACAACCAAACGGATTTTGTGGTTCCAAAGCATACGTTTGCAACCTTGGCACTCCCACACAAGGGCGCTGCTCTTCAAAGAAAAGGGATTGCCGACATCGAATATGAAAGGATCTTCTATGTATATGAAGGACATAATCTGACTGTAAAGGTTGATGAGAGCAGTCGTTATCCCGACTATTTGGCTGTGGAATTTCTATATCAAGGAGGACATACAAATATTGTTAACGTAGATGTTGTGCAGGTTGGCCATTTTGAGTGGAAGTACTTGACACGCAAAGATGGATCATCAGTGTGGAGCATAAGCAACCCTCCAAGTGGAGATCTACAGTTCAAATTCGTTGTAACTTCAGGGTTTGACGGATATATGTTGTGGCCCGAAAAACCTGTGCTCCCTCCACACTGGAAAGCGGCTGAAAAAAGATTATTTGACACTGGACTTTAG